A window from Argopecten irradians isolate NY chromosome 3, Ai_NY, whole genome shotgun sequence encodes these proteins:
- the LOC138319080 gene encoding D-beta-hydroxybutyrate dehydrogenase, mitochondrial-like isoform X1, with the protein MVSLVSLHLLGLMSYCYVLQMEMGVSVKLYEVCYLVGLALAICYLLYQYLYIVILMVLCWMSLWLYRRTQVTWVGVNGQGILITGCDSGFGYYAAERFHDSGFTVIAGVLNMDSKGAQKLRKKKSKRVHMIRVDITSDTEVQEAVQYIQGKRLRLWGIVSNAGINFPGEVELTTVEQFNKVADVNLYGGIRVVKAFLPFIRQSKGRVVMVSSARGLYSWPGESAYIITKHGVETFADSLRLEMRKFGVKVVVVQPGDFDGATEIMAPVQLDRIRQEFDSMWTHASDEVKSTYGEEYLENMFKVRKSKMSDVTPISPDPVTDAIQEALFRDRPSPRYLVGGTSGIVDVVGVFATFYNVLPESITDKFIELWTR; encoded by the exons ATGGTTTCCCTCGTTTCTTTGCATTTATTAGGTTTAATGTCTTATTGTTATGTATTGCAGATGGAAATGGGAGTGTCTGTGAAGTTGTACGAAGTGTGTTACCTTGTAGGGTTGGCTCTAgctatatgttaccttttataCCAATacctatatatagttatattgaTGGTATTGTGCTGGATGAGTCTATGGCTGTACAGACGGACACAGGTGACATGGGTTGGCGTCAATGGTCAAGGGATTCTCATCACAGGCTGCGATTCAG GATTTGGTTACTACGCTGCAGAACGTTTCCATGACTCCGGGTTTACGGTGATTGCTGGTGTTCTCAACATGGATAGCAAAGGTGCTCAAAAACTTCGCAAGAAAAAGTCAAAGAGAGTACACATGATAAGAGTGGACATCACATCTGACACGGAAGTACAGGAGGCTGTACAGTACATCCAAGGAAAGCGTCTTA GACTATGGGGTATTGTCAGCAATGCAGGTATCAATTTTCCTGGTGAAGTCGAGTTGACAACTGTAGAGCAGTTCAACAAAGTCGCCGATGTCAATTTATATGGCGGTATTCGTGTCGTGAAAGCGTTTCTACCATTTATAAGGCAATCAAAGG GGCGGGTGGTAATGGTATCCAGTGCACGGGGCCTGTACTCGTGGCCAGGGGAGTCAGCTTATATCATCACCAAACATGGCGTTGAAACATTCGCCGACAGCCTTCGTTTGGAAATGAGGAAGTTTGGTGTTAAGGTGGTAGTAGTTCAACCTGGAGACTTTGATGGGGCCACGGAAATAATGGCTCCAGTGCAG CTGGACAGAATACGGCAGGAGTTTGATAGCATGTGGACACATGCTTCGGACGAAGTGAAGAGTACTTATGGAGAAGAGTACTTAGAAAACATGTTCAAAGTCCGGAAGAGCAAGATGTCCGATGTAACACCTATATCACCAGACCCTGTCACTGACGCCATTCAGGAGGCTTTGTTCCGAGACAGGCCCTCCCCGAGGTACTTAGTTGGCGGAACCAGTGGCATCGTGGATGTAGTCGGG GTGTTCGCTACATTTTACAACGTTCTTCCCGAGAGTATCACAGATAAGTTTATAGAATTGTGGACAAGATGA
- the LOC138319080 gene encoding D-beta-hydroxybutyrate dehydrogenase, mitochondrial-like isoform X2: MEMGVSVKLYEVCYLVGLALAICYLLYQYLYIVILMVLCWMSLWLYRRTQVTWVGVNGQGILITGCDSGFGYYAAERFHDSGFTVIAGVLNMDSKGAQKLRKKKSKRVHMIRVDITSDTEVQEAVQYIQGKRLRLWGIVSNAGINFPGEVELTTVEQFNKVADVNLYGGIRVVKAFLPFIRQSKGRVVMVSSARGLYSWPGESAYIITKHGVETFADSLRLEMRKFGVKVVVVQPGDFDGATEIMAPVQLDRIRQEFDSMWTHASDEVKSTYGEEYLENMFKVRKSKMSDVTPISPDPVTDAIQEALFRDRPSPRYLVGGTSGIVDVVGVFATFYNVLPESITDKFIELWTR, from the exons ATGGAAATGGGAGTGTCTGTGAAGTTGTACGAAGTGTGTTACCTTGTAGGGTTGGCTCTAgctatatgttaccttttataCCAATacctatatatagttatattgaTGGTATTGTGCTGGATGAGTCTATGGCTGTACAGACGGACACAGGTGACATGGGTTGGCGTCAATGGTCAAGGGATTCTCATCACAGGCTGCGATTCAG GATTTGGTTACTACGCTGCAGAACGTTTCCATGACTCCGGGTTTACGGTGATTGCTGGTGTTCTCAACATGGATAGCAAAGGTGCTCAAAAACTTCGCAAGAAAAAGTCAAAGAGAGTACACATGATAAGAGTGGACATCACATCTGACACGGAAGTACAGGAGGCTGTACAGTACATCCAAGGAAAGCGTCTTA GACTATGGGGTATTGTCAGCAATGCAGGTATCAATTTTCCTGGTGAAGTCGAGTTGACAACTGTAGAGCAGTTCAACAAAGTCGCCGATGTCAATTTATATGGCGGTATTCGTGTCGTGAAAGCGTTTCTACCATTTATAAGGCAATCAAAGG GGCGGGTGGTAATGGTATCCAGTGCACGGGGCCTGTACTCGTGGCCAGGGGAGTCAGCTTATATCATCACCAAACATGGCGTTGAAACATTCGCCGACAGCCTTCGTTTGGAAATGAGGAAGTTTGGTGTTAAGGTGGTAGTAGTTCAACCTGGAGACTTTGATGGGGCCACGGAAATAATGGCTCCAGTGCAG CTGGACAGAATACGGCAGGAGTTTGATAGCATGTGGACACATGCTTCGGACGAAGTGAAGAGTACTTATGGAGAAGAGTACTTAGAAAACATGTTCAAAGTCCGGAAGAGCAAGATGTCCGATGTAACACCTATATCACCAGACCCTGTCACTGACGCCATTCAGGAGGCTTTGTTCCGAGACAGGCCCTCCCCGAGGTACTTAGTTGGCGGAACCAGTGGCATCGTGGATGTAGTCGGG GTGTTCGCTACATTTTACAACGTTCTTCCCGAGAGTATCACAGATAAGTTTATAGAATTGTGGACAAGATGA